CGCGGGCTGCGACGCGGGCCTGCCGGCGGGCAGCGCGCCGCCCTCGCCGAGCGCCAGCAGCTGCCGCTCCAGGCGCTCCACGCGCGTGGCGACCGCACCGTCGCTGTCGGCCCCGACGACGAGCAGCCGGGCGACGAGCAGCTCGAGCAGCAGGCGGGGGCTGGTGGCGCCGGCCATCTCGCCGAGCGCCGCGGCCACGACGTCGGCCGCGCGGGACAGCTCGGCGTGCCCGAAGCGGGAGGCCTGGTGCCGCAGCCGTTCGAAGGCGTCCTCGGGGACCTCGGGCAGCACCGTGGCGGCGCCCTCGCCCACGCGGGACACGATGACGAGCGTCCGCAACCGCTCCAGCAGGTCGTTGGTGTAGCGGCGCGGGTCGTGCCCGGCCTCGACGGCGTGGTGCACGGAGGCGAAGGCGGCCGCGCCGTCCACCGCGGCCAGCGCGTCGACCAGGTCGTCCAGCAGCGACTCCGGCACGTAGCCCAGCAGCGCCGTCGCGAGCTCGGCGTCGACGTCGCCGTCGGCGCCGGCGATGAGCTGGTCCAGGACGGACATGGAGTCACGGACCGAGCCCCCGCCCGCACGGACGACCAGGGACAGCGCGGCCGGCTCGACCGTCACGCCCTCGCGGCGGCAGATGTCCTGCAGGTGCTGCATGAGCCGCGCCGGGGGGACCAGCCGGAACGGGAAGTGGTGCGTGCGGGACCGGATGGTGCCCAGCACCTTCTCCGGCTCGGTGGTGGCGAAGACGAAGACCACGTGCTCGGGCGGCTCCTCGACGACCTTGAGCAGCGCGCTGAAGGCGTCGGCGGTGATCTGGTGCGCCTCGTCGATGATGACGACCTTGTAGCGGTCGCGGACCGGGGAGAAGGCCACCCGGTCGCGCAGGTCTCGGGCGTCGTCGATGCCGCGGTGGCTGGCCGCGTCGATCTCGATGACGTCGAGGCTGCCCGTGCTGCCGTTGGCCAGGTCCACGCAGGACGGGCACACCAGGCACGGCGTCGGGGTGGGTCCCTGGACGCAGTTGAGCGAGCGCGCGAGCACCCGGGCGCTGGTGGTCTTGCCGCAGCCGCGCGGGCCGGAGAACAGGTACGCGTGGTTGATCCGGCCCTTGGCCAGAGCGGCCGTGATCGGGCCGATCGCGTGGTCCTGGCCCACCACGTCGGCGAACGTGTCCGGCCGGTAGCGGCGGTACAGCGCGAGGACCGGAGCGCTGCCGTCTGCCATGGGCACCACCCTACGGCGGCCCCCGGACACGTCCGCGGCCCTCGTCGACCCTGGGGACGCAGCCGGTGCGTAGTGTCCGGGGCACTGGGCACCCTCCTGCCTGCACGGCCCCGGGCGGGGCCCGGACGAGGAGCACCACGTGAGCACCGGCGGCGGCACCACGGCGATCATCGCGGCCCTCCTGGCCAACGTCGGCATCGCGCTGACCAAGCTCTTCGCGTACCTGCTC
The DNA window shown above is from Aquipuribacter hungaricus and carries:
- a CDS encoding DNA polymerase III subunit gamma and tau, which translates into the protein MADGSAPVLALYRRYRPDTFADVVGQDHAIGPITAALAKGRINHAYLFSGPRGCGKTTSARVLARSLNCVQGPTPTPCLVCPSCVDLANGSTGSLDVIEIDAASHRGIDDARDLRDRVAFSPVRDRYKVVIIDEAHQITADAFSALLKVVEEPPEHVVFVFATTEPEKVLGTIRSRTHHFPFRLVPPARLMQHLQDICRREGVTVEPAALSLVVRAGGGSVRDSMSVLDQLIAGADGDVDAELATALLGYVPESLLDDLVDALAAVDGAAAFASVHHAVEAGHDPRRYTNDLLERLRTLVIVSRVGEGAATVLPEVPEDAFERLRHQASRFGHAELSRAADVVAAALGEMAGATSPRLLLELLVARLLVVGADSDGAVATRVERLERQLLALGEGGALPAGRPASQPA